The Helianthus annuus cultivar XRQ/B chromosome 15, HanXRQr2.0-SUNRISE, whole genome shotgun sequence genomic sequence TCAAGGGTGAAGGGCCCACTATACGTGTTCTTGAATCTCTATTGACACTAAATAAAAATTAGAGAATACTCTCTTATGTCATCATCAAACACCAAACCGAGTCATCCAGTTGGTAACTTGTATTATCTTCTTGAATTCTTATTTACCAGGAAACAGTAAAATTCAAATGCATCATACCAAAGCATAGACTTAAACAAAGAAAACAAAAACATGTaatttgaaattaaatgaaaggCCAATAACTAAATATTTTATAGTATGTTAGGATCAAATTTGAAATTAAATAAAAGGCCAATAACTAAATATTTTATAGTAcgttaggatcaaatacaaatgagTTTTAATGTACTAAACATGAGAAGCGAAGGGAGATTTTTTTTCCATCTACTTAAGCTTGATTTATAGTTGAAAATCTAAAAagttactctagtagagtaattatatatgtttttttttagaatttagaACTAAGATGGAAAAAATTAAAAGTTCTCCTTTTACTTCTCACATTTAGCACGTTAGGACCAACTTATATAACAACCTTACCCAATATTTAGTTATGCAAGGCAGCAGAGTAAATACTAGTTCTCGAACCATTTTGAACCCATTTTAACCCGAACCACATGTAGAGTATAACTTCATAAGTTTTATCGTCACTAAATACAACTGATTTGAGCACAAAGTGAATAATAGAGACAATTGAAGATGAAATTGAAATGTTGCATCCTAATTTAAGATGCATGTCTAAGAACACAAGCAGATTTCACATAGCTATACCACAAAAGATTTGATTAGTTAAGACCGTAATAACTTCCACAGCTCTCTGATAAACGACACAAAGGCAAAATGCGAAAAAGAACGTCTTACATAAAGGCTCAAAAGACATGACAAAACTAGCAAACCTCAATCACAAGATGAGGGGTTAATGACAATATATTACCATCAAATACAGACTATTAAAAAAACCAGCATAAATTTACACCCATGTACAAAATCTAAAACATGTTTGCTTCCCCCAAAATATCAGCACCCCCTACAAAATTTACCACCAATCCTATTTGATCATCATTACCATCTACCAATCTTCTATTTCATCATCGTTGTCGTCGTCATCAATCTCCATGCCATCATAACCTTCATTGTGAACCATTTGGCCACTAATTGATCCTTTGTCGTCATCGAAAGCTCTAGGCCCTAGCCACTTAAGAAAAGGATTCCACTCGGTTGCAATGATGGAAACATCAGACAAGTTCACACCATTATAAGCAACACTTCTTTGCCCAACCATCTCCTTCTGCATCAAGATTCCATTTATGATGCTCAGATGTTAATCTTTTATGGGTAAGAAGGCAACATGTTAAACTTTAGATTAAAAGAAAACATGTCAAAAGTCTCCCAAAATGTATTTTAATGCATAAAACCTCTTAAATCATTTTAATCAAAAGTccagattattattattaaaatgttATTATATCCTTGATCATATTTGTAGTTGAAGAATGTCAAACCTTGTTGCGCCATAGTGATTGGTCAACCTGCCACAGCGTTGGACGACGGATGGCATGCCACCTGAACTCTCATAACAAACGAACAAATCATAACCGTCAATTCTCATAgttgaaatatataatcaaaaaTATTCTTttgtaatcataaaaatatagATGTTGAAGATGTGGTACCTTGCGGATAGGGGGTGACGATTGCCAAACATCACCCCACGTACTGCCACTGATGCAGCAGTTGACTGGATAATGTTCTCGGCCACATAATTTCTATATTGTGCTCCACTAAGTGAAGCAAGAAGCGTGTCAGCATCACTAAGATATGAAGTTGCCATCCATGCATCATCCATAGCTTCCTCATGCACAAAATCTAGAACTGAAAAAACAATCACAAAACTCGTGTATAAACAGCGTCAAATAgcaaataatttaaaaaaaaaaacaaaaagaagcaTACCGTTTTCCTGTAAGAAATCAGCAATAGGCCTTGCTTGCCCATGTGCTTGACCAAGAACCCTCTCTGGTGCGTCCATTTTCATAGGCAATCTTGCAAAATCCTCCTTTATTAACAGAGAATCTGCGTCTAAAACAACATATGAAAAGAGGTTAACCAACCTTACTAGAAATTAGCGGCGAGCAGAAAAAACCAAATAACTGAGTCATATAATAATTAACCAAAAAAAACAAAGTGAACCAAAAGAACAGAACCAAGTAAAATACTGACGGTCcgattttaaatttttttttataaccaGATTTTACGGTACGGTAATTGTTATATGAGTATAAATAACCAGATTAACCAAACAGAACCAAAAATGAATTCAGCCTCTATACTTCTTATAAATGATATTTATATGTCATAAAAGTTGCATTAGCATATCAAATATTTCAATAATGAATTCAGCCTCTATACTTCTTATAAATGATATTTATGTCATAAAAGTTGCATTAGTATATCAAATATTTCAATAGGGTtgggttcattggggaacactagaAAAGTGGGGAACCGGCTTGAACGAACTCCGATTAAAAACtttaaaagctaaaccctaactagcaaactctaaaccctaaagctaaaccatgagactaaaacctaagctaaaccgtaaaatctaaattataaaccctaaaagccaaactctaaccctaaaagccaaaccctaatgaGCCAGTTCCAATGCCGCTGGAATGAGttcaatcggagttcgtttgagtcggttccccacctttttagtgttccccattGAACCTCTCACTATTTCAATATACCTCTACATATCCCCgttaaggttgtctacatcttaccctcctcagaccctaccttagctttgctattggtgggatttactgagtatgatgatgatgatgatgatgatgatatgccaaaataaaatatattattaataactCCCATCTATGTATCTCTAAATGGTTAAATCTTATATTAGGGGTTACTCAACACATACCAGATGCAGTTGAATTCTCTGTATCTCTTTTATTGTGCAAGAATTTCCCGAGTGCATGAAACAGGGAAAGAGTTTCATCTCTGCCAAACGGTAAAGAACACCCATCCTCCAAATAATCAATCTTGTGGGGCCCCTTTTCAATTGAGCCTGATTTCAGACAAAGGTACTGCATAGACGTAACCGCATGTCTGATGTCACCTCCACTGGCTTTAGCTATGACGTCGATCTGGTCAGCTGTTACTCTAACCTTTTCTACTCTGCATATTTTCGAAAGCGTCTTTGCCATAGAGTTCACTGTGATTGGATTAAACGTCACCTATAGAATAAAGATTACATAATGTGACTAAACGGTAAAACAAATTAGACACAATTAAAGGAGTATTATGTCATTTCATCCCTGAGGTTcggctacttttgcgactttcgtccaaaggtttgttttttcgcatctggatccaaaaggtttataatattgtcattttcatctaactcattaactccatccattttttaacgttaagtcaggggtattttcggctttttagacatttttgtgatgattaaaggatttaggtggggagaaagtcaacagaggtggatctttatttcttataatgttttttttattttactaaaAAAATGTCCAAAAAGACGGAAATGTCCCTCATTTAACAGAGAAAAATAGATGCAGTTAACGAGTCAGATGAAAAttacaagatttcaaaccttttggatccagatgcggaaaaacaaacctttggacgaaaatcGAAAAGcagtcaaacctcagggacgaaaatggcattttactctaattaAAATTTTCGGGTAGTATGTATATACATGTAACCTTACAAGCCCCGGCGCTTTGAAGAAATGTCTGAAGATCTTCCCAGCATCTTGAAGTGTAATCAGAGGTGTCTTCTCTAGTGTAATCTGTGATCAGTATGACAGTTGGAATACGAACAGATTGCACAAGAAGATGCAAGCAGCGCTGCAGTCTACCATAAGAAATTTTTCCGTTTATTACTGGAAGATCATCGATTAAGATGATATATGGTTTTTGTTGTTCTCCTTTCGAAGATGAAGAAATTAATCCGTATTTTCTTATCTTTTCCACAAAATTCTCGAATTCATCCAGCTTTGACATGTAGCGCAAGCCTAGAAAACAAAAACATTACGATGATGCTCATATATAATAAAGAAACAGCCACTGCAAAAAAAATAACTTGACAGCAGAAATACAGAATACCTGCATTCGTGGTATGTATATGTTCTTGCCATATTGTGGGAGTAGGTGTGTTCCATTCACATACTGTGGCGCCAAGATGGGAAGCAACCGCATAGACTGTTGCCTATAGGATGATGAACAACGAGTCAAACGATTTGTAAACGAATTAGCCGGGTGTAAGCATGTTAAATGGGTTGGTAGGATGATGATTCAACCTGTTTAATTAAACGAGTTAAACAGTCGACCCGAACACGACATATTTATTAAACTAATTAAATATGACAACCAAAACCTTATTATCATCGTGTCATGAATTGCCACCCCTATAGTTAAAACAAACATGAAAATGTATGAGAAACTACTAATAAATTAATACATACAGATTTTCCAACTCCTGACGGTCCAGTAATGAGAAGAACGTGATTACAATGTTCATCCTGCAATGAACTCAGACAATAC encodes the following:
- the LOC110911971 gene encoding cell cycle checkpoint protein RAD17 isoform X2, encoding MGKRPVVVLSSSDDDDFASKSTFNKPKSRTASRANPKGSKKVRVSSSRSHPGKKVNPFEEMKLFCEDFGESFTGFKVSAGYRNGSKELWLDKYTPSSLAELCVHKKKVEEVKVWFEERISTKKDEHCNHVLLITGPSGVGKSATVYAVASHLGATVCEWNTPTPTIWQEHIHTTNAGLRYMSKLDEFENFVEKIRKYGLISSSSKGEQQKPYIILIDDLPVINGKISYGRLQRCLHLLVQSVRIPTVILITDYTREDTSDYTSRCWEDLQTFLQSAGACKVTFNPITVNSMAKTLSKICRVEKVRVTADQIDVIAKASGGDIRHAVTSMQYLCLKSGSIEKGPHKIDYLEDGCSLPFGRDETLSLFHALGKFLHNKRDTENSTASDSLLIKEDFARLPMKMDAPERVLGQAHGQARPIADFLQENVLDFVHEEAMDDAWMATSYLSDADTLLASLSGAQYRNYVAENIIQSTAASVAVRGVMFGNRHPLSARWHAIRRPTLWQVDQSLWRNKKEMVGQRSVAYNGVNLSDVSIIATEWNPFLKWLGPRAFDDDKGSISGQMVHNEGYDGMEIDDDDNDDEIEDW
- the LOC110911971 gene encoding cell cycle checkpoint protein RAD17 isoform X1, which translates into the protein MGKRPVVVLSSSDDDDFASKSTFNKPKSRTASRANPKGSKKVRVSSSRSHPGKKVNPFEEMKLFCEDFGESFTGFKVSAGYRNGSKELWLDKYTPSSLAELCVHKKKVEEVKVWFEERISTKKDEHCNHVLLITGPSGVGKSATVYAVASHLGATVCEWNTPTPTIWQEHIHTTNAGLRYMSKLDEFENFVEKIRKYGLISSSSKGEQQKPYIILIDDLPVINGKISYGRLQRCLHLLVQSVRIPTVILITDYTREDTSDYTSRCWEDLQTFLQSAGACKVTFNPITVNSMAKTLSKICRVEKVRVTADQIDVIAKASGGDIRHAVTSMQYLCLKSGSIEKGPHKIDYLEDGCSLPFGRDETLSLFHALGKFLHNKRDTENSTASDADSLLIKEDFARLPMKMDAPERVLGQAHGQARPIADFLQENVLDFVHEEAMDDAWMATSYLSDADTLLASLSGAQYRNYVAENIIQSTAASVAVRGVMFGNRHPLSARWHAIRRPTLWQVDQSLWRNKKEMVGQRSVAYNGVNLSDVSIIATEWNPFLKWLGPRAFDDDKGSISGQMVHNEGYDGMEIDDDDNDDEIEDW